One window from the genome of Entelurus aequoreus isolate RoL-2023_Sb linkage group LG04, RoL_Eaeq_v1.1, whole genome shotgun sequence encodes:
- the LOC133647939 gene encoding basic proline-rich protein-like — MQRNVRKQLAVCAGARVRPQPPRESIPQTVGVVPREPGATAPTQPSRTATGTPEPGPPRHPQGPAAGRRQTHPAEDKAQEKQGAARPQASERPHPTRTERRDAPPEGPGDPPQPDGKTAPAPPATGPPRAPPPLPESAARPAHGHHTQAGRHRTTQHGATGTTHPTRRDPNDGDGTTSNRPAESPPEVGEIHK, encoded by the exons ATGCAGAGGAACGTCaggaagcagcttgcag tgtgtgcgggagccagagtacggccccagcctccccgagagtccatcccacaaacagtaggtgtggtgcccagggaaccaggggccaccgcccccacgcagccaagccggacagcgacaggaaccccagagcctggcccaccgcgccacccacaagggccagcagcaggccgcagacagacgcacccggcagaggacaaggcacaagaaaagcagggggcagccagaccccaagccagcgagagaccacaccccacacggacagaaaggcgggacgccccgcccgaggggcccggagaccccccgcaaccggacgggaagaccgcccccgccccaccggcaaccgggcccccacgagccccccccccactcccggagagcgcggcgaggccagcccacggccaccacacccaagccggccgccacaggaccacccagcacggggccacgggaaccacccaccccacccgcagggaccccaacgatggagatggaacaaccagcaaccgccccgccgagtccccccctgaggtaggggaaatacataaataa